TCAAATCTAGCTCCTCCAAGGATGTCAGGTTCCCTATCCCATTCGGCACTGTTATACCAGGACGATTCATGTCAGCATGCAGGCACTTGAGTTTGCTTGAGTTTCCTTAGCAAACCAATACTCTGTGGTAACTCTCTTATATCAGTGCCCCTCAAGTCCAGTGTCTGCAGAAACTTTAGATTTCCTATTTCTTCTGGGAGCTTACTAATATGTGTGCTTTGTAGACTCAAGTATCTCAACTGAGGTAACCTCCCAATATGCTCAAGATGGTAAGGACGGTCTCTTTCAAAATTACACATTTCCATTGCTAGAACACGTAACACTTGAAAGTTTGGAAGTGATGGCACCGCATTGGGATCACGACCTCAGTTTGGGCATGTTCATGTTAGTCAGAGGCAGAACTCTCTTTTGGACAGCTAACCTGCGGGCATTGCATTGTGAAGGTGTGTGTTCTTCGTTACTATCCAATATAGTAACAAAATTTTGTTCCTTTGAAAACAAACAAATTATATCCAGCACCATATCATGAATACAACAAGCATATATTGTGTACTTCACTGAATCCTCGACCGGCTGGATCATGCTTCTATTTAGTAGTTCGTTAAAGTATCTTTCTCCGGTCTCAAATAAACTTACCCCTGGTTCCTCAATGACAAAACCTTCGGCAACCCACTGCCATATCAATGTgtctttcatgatcaaatcgtctTCTGGATATACGCTCAGATGCAGCAGGCAAGACCTTAGATGACAAGGTAGATCATAATAACTAAATGATAATATCTTCCTCGTGTTCTCTACATCTTTGTTATTATCTCCAGATCCAAAGCCAATAGAGTTGAATACTTTTGACCAGTTCTCCATAGGTTTACCAGCCAACAAACTAGCTAGTGTAATTATTGCCAATGGCAGACCTCCACACTTCTGTAAAATTTTGCTTGATACTTCAGCCGGATGATCAAAAGGGCATTTATCTTTACCACCAAACAATCTTGTATAGAATAATTCTTCAGACAAATGGTGAGAAAGTGGTTTTAGCTTGTAAATATCTCCAGTGTTTTTGGCGACATCGAGAATACGGGTAGTTGTGATTACCCGACTCACATGATTGTTATCAAGCAAAGCACATTTGATAATGTCCCATGCTTTTAGATCCCATATGTCATCAATGACAATGAGGTACCTGTGCAACAACATGATTCATGCATTAGCTAGAAAAGCCATCTAGAAAATATGTAAAAAAATATTTGCATATCAGCCACTTCAATACGCAATACAAATATTTATGGGATCAATCAATCTGTAGCAGGTACAATACAGAAAAGGAGTGAGTAAGTCACTGGAAAAATGCATTTCTTTCATCAAAATGGCATTTCGTTCATCAAATTTAAAGATGTTTTTATATATTGAATTTGGTTATGAATTATTTGTTTGAACTCAGATTTATATTCCAGTTCTAAACTGAGCTTGTGAGAATGTTTGGTAGTTTTTCAGGACCGAAATGATATTAAAGGTGGAAAACATGTTAAATTTAGTCCATTTTTAAAGTACATCAGGTTATTAACTGGTTGCTTCATTGGATTCAACACCCTTATTGCTTTATGCATTTGCCAGTTCGATGTAGATGGCATCCATATTAACATGTAACGCCCTATTATGCCACTAGATCTAAGACATTAGGTTCTACATGTCTTATATTATCGAAGCTATTTCCAATTTATACCTATGTAATTGGGAATGATCGTTCAGCTCAGATTTCTAATGTTTGGAGATATAAAGTTGATTAAGGTGGATGATGTGTACATACGTACCTTGCATTCTCAAGTAGTCGTCGGAGTTTGCTGATGAGTTGTGTTTCATCCAATGTGGCTAAATCACCCATACACTTGTTCTTGTCAACTTCCAAGATGATATCCCTGAGAACTTTCTTCACTTCTGGGTCTCGACCCACTAAAACAAATGTTGTGCATGTAAATTGTGTTTGAAGCCTATCATACACTGCCTTAGCAAGTGTAGTCTTGCCAAGTCCTCCAGGTCCAATAATAGAGACTATCTTCATcttgtgctgctgctgcttgggACCATCATCATCTGTGAGCATCTTGGTTAGCTCGTCCCGTGCGTCTTCAATACCAACGAGCTCTTTCTGATCCTTGTACAAAGCCAAGACACGAGGATCAATCTTTTGTTTGCCAGCTGGATTAGTAACAACACCATCAACTTTGTATCTGTCACGCCGGTCAGCCACCTCCTGGGCGCGGTTCTTGATGTCCCTGATGGCATTGCCGATCTGATGGCGTGTCTTGCCTTTGGTGAACAAGTTGGCCATCTTCCCTACCAGCCTTTTGAGGTTGTTTGAGTCGGCGATGGCATCAGATTGAGAACCCTCGGCGCACACCAGGAAGTTGTCGACAACATCCTCCATGTCGTACGATAGCTCCCTGAGCTCATCAGCCCAGATGATGACCTGGTTATCCAGCTGGTCCCTTGGCACCTCCGCCATCTTGACAAGTGCAGCGTTCATGCTCTTCATCTCCCTCTCAAGGGACTCAACATCTTTCTTGACACCCTTCAGCAGCTTGTACTCACCCACGAGCAGCTCGCCAAGCTTGGGGAGCAGGCTTCCCATGGCACCGGTCACCACCTCCATGGTGGAAGGGATCGATCTTTATTTTCAGTGTATGGATCCTTTAGCTAGGAAGCAGTCCTGTAACACACACGAATTGGAAGTTAGAAGACCAAAGGAAATTGCTCTCCATCGCAGGAAATACCTAGGAAAAGTAATGCATCCACTCCAACACCAAGGCAAAAATAGCTGCTTAGGCCTCGTTCGGTTACACCCAGTATACTATTAGTCAAATGAGTGGTCAAAGTTAAATCACACAGAAACAAAAACGCCATGTAAAAAGGGAAATAGTAACCTTTTTTGTTGTCAAACAGAGGAAGCAACTAGTACCTCCTGAAACAATATAGATTGGTTATTGCCACACTTCTAATCTTACACTGGACTGTCCAAAGAGAGGTGATTTAAATCCCTGTTTGATATTTCCACATGTCTGTTCT
Above is a window of Triticum aestivum cultivar Chinese Spring chromosome 6B, IWGSC CS RefSeq v2.1, whole genome shotgun sequence DNA encoding:
- the LOC123135367 gene encoding disease resistance protein RGA5-like, with the protein product MEVVTGAMGSLLPKLGELLVGEYKLLKGVKKDVESLEREMKSMNAALVKMAEVPRDQLDNQVIIWADELRELSYDMEDVVDNFLVCAEGSQSDAIADSNNLKRLVGKMANLFTKGKTRHQIGNAIRDIKNRAQEVADRRDRYKVDGVVTNPAGKQKIDPRVLALYKDQKELVGIEDARDELTKMLTDDDGPKQQQHKMKIVSIIGPGGLGKTTLAKAVYDRLQTQFTCTTFVLVGRDPEVKKVLRDIILEVDKNKCMGDLATLDETQLISKLRRLLENARYLIVIDDIWDLKAWDIIKCALLDNNHVSRVITTTRILDVAKNTGDIYKLKPLSHHLSEELFYTRLFGGKDKCPFDHPAEVSSKILQKCGGLPLAIITLASLLAGKPMENWSKVFNSIGFGSGDNNKDVENTRKILSFSYYDLPCHLRSCLLHLSVYPEDDLIMKDTLIWQWVAEGFVIEEPGVSLFETGERYFNELLNRSMIQPVEDSVKYTIYACCIHDMVLDIICLFSKEQNFVTILDSNEEHTPSQCNARRLAVQKRVLPLTNMNMPKLRS